The genomic segment ATGGTTTCAATAAGAATTGCCATCTGGAACTCTCCCCTGCCTTTGACCAGGAAGGTTTCCCTGTCGTCAGTATCTTCAACCCTTATGGCAACATTGCTCAGGGTTTCCTTTTTAAGACGTTCTCGTATCCTTGCAGACTGGACATATTTTCCCTCGGTACCCACAAAAGGAGATGTATTAATGGTAAAACGCATGGAAACCGTGGGTTCGTCAACCCTTATCCGCTTCATGGGCTTTGGGGATTCTCTGGTACAGATAGTGTCCCCGATCTTAACATTGTCAATACCTGAAAGCACCACGATATCCCCTGGTTCTGCAAATTCCACCTCATTAAAACTCATGCCCTGATAATTCTGCAATTTGGAAATCTTAAGAGGGATAAGGCTGTTTGCTTCATTAACACAGACAAGACTGTCATTAAACCTGGCACGGCCGTTAAATATCTTGCCTATGGCAAGCCTGCCCAGGTAATCTGAATATCCGAGGTCAGAAACAAGCATTTGAAAAGGTTCTTCAGAATTAAACGATGGTGCAGGAATCTCTTTTATTATGGTATCAAGAAGGGGATGCAGATTTTCACCTTTATCTTCAGGCTTGTGCCTGGCAATGCCGTCTCTGCCTATTGCATAAAGCAGGGGAAATTCCAGTTGATCTTCATCTGCATCAAGGTCTATAAACAAGTCATAGATTTCATCTAAAATCTCATCAGGACGGGCATCCTGGCGATCAATTTTATTAATTACAACAATAACCTTCAATCCTGCTTCAAGGGTTTTTTTTAATACAAATCTTGTCTGGGGCAAAGGTCCTTCAGAAGCATCAACCAGGAGCAGGGCACCATCAGCCATGCTCAGGGCACGTTCAACCTCACCCCCAAAATCAGCATGGCCCGGTGTATCAATAATATTTATCTTTACATCTTTCCAGACCACAGAGCAGTTCTTGGCTGCAATGGTTATACCCCTCTCACGCTCCAGGTCCATACTGTCCATGATCCTTTCATCTACGTTCTGTCCAACCCTGAACAGACCGCTCTGGCGGAACATGGCATCCACAAGAGTGGTTTTTCCATGGTCAACATG from the Desulfonema limicola genome contains:
- the typA gene encoding translational GTPase TypA; the encoded protein is MKTFNESIRNIAIIAHVDHGKTTLVDAMFRQSGLFRVGQNVDERIMDSMDLERERGITIAAKNCSVVWKDVKINIIDTPGHADFGGEVERALSMADGALLLVDASEGPLPQTRFVLKKTLEAGLKVIVVINKIDRQDARPDEILDEIYDLFIDLDADEDQLEFPLLYAIGRDGIARHKPEDKGENLHPLLDTIIKEIPAPSFNSEEPFQMLVSDLGYSDYLGRLAIGKIFNGRARFNDSLVCVNEANSLIPLKISKLQNYQGMSFNEVEFAEPGDIVVLSGIDNVKIGDTICTRESPKPMKRIRVDEPTVSMRFTINTSPFVGTEGKYVQSARIRERLKKETLSNVAIRVEDTDDRETFLVKGRGEFQMAILIETMRREGFELCVGRPEVIYKYENGKKLEPMEHLYVDCNEEFMGVVTEKLSIRKGKMTNMVNNGKGRVHIEFTIPSRSLIGYRDEFLTDTKGTGIMNSLFAGYEEYRGDFPSRFTGSIVSDRQGKGVAYALFNLEPRGHLFIIPNDPVYEGMIVGEHNKDSDINVNPCKEKKLTNMRASGKDESVILTPIKPMTLERAIHFIREDEMVEVTPKSIRLRKTILSAAKRYAMRSTKSQKNK